Proteins co-encoded in one Veillonellaceae bacterium genomic window:
- a CDS encoding cation:dicarboxylase symporter family transporter encodes MAEPKKGGIGLATQIFIALVLGVIFGYLFPNYGQALKPVGDIFIRMIKMIVVPLIFSSLIMGIAGTGDFKKLGRLGAKAVLWFEVATTIALFVGLAVVNILQPGVGVPITASDAGAVGTAAKKSVDMMQMLINIVPTNVVDAAARGDMLQIILFSCFFGVAAAAMGEKGKPVVDLAISVAEIMFKFTEYVMKLAPIGVFGSIAYTVGKFGLVMLIPLAKLIGSLYFALIFFIALVAIFASLVTRVNFLHLLRAIKQPVLLAFSTAASEAALPIAMEKLEKFGVPKHIVTFVLPTGYTFNLDGSTLYSALAVVFIAQVYGIHFPIETQLLMVLTLMLSTKGIAAVPGASLIVIAGTAAAFGLPVEGIAIILGVDRVLDMARTACNVVGNCFAAVIVARWEKELPDEVLAVSYTQEY; translated from the coding sequence ATGGCAGAACCAAAAAAAGGCGGAATCGGCTTAGCTACCCAGATTTTTATCGCTCTTGTTCTTGGTGTTATATTCGGTTATTTGTTCCCTAATTATGGACAAGCCCTAAAACCTGTTGGTGATATATTTATCCGTATGATTAAGATGATTGTTGTCCCATTGATCTTCAGCTCATTGATTATGGGTATTGCCGGTACGGGTGACTTTAAAAAGCTTGGCCGGCTAGGCGCAAAAGCTGTTCTCTGGTTTGAAGTAGCGACAACAATTGCGTTATTCGTTGGTCTTGCTGTTGTAAATATCCTGCAGCCTGGTGTTGGGGTACCAATTACTGCAAGTGATGCCGGTGCTGTCGGAACAGCAGCAAAGAAATCTGTTGATATGATGCAGATGTTGATTAACATTGTTCCGACTAACGTTGTTGATGCCGCAGCTCGCGGTGATATGCTCCAAATTATTTTGTTCTCCTGTTTCTTCGGTGTAGCGGCGGCTGCTATGGGTGAAAAAGGCAAGCCTGTTGTTGACCTAGCAATCAGCGTTGCTGAAATTATGTTCAAGTTTACTGAATATGTTATGAAACTCGCTCCGATCGGTGTTTTCGGCTCAATTGCTTACACTGTAGGCAAGTTTGGTTTGGTAATGCTTATTCCGCTTGCTAAACTAATCGGTTCATTGTACTTTGCGCTAATATTCTTTATCGCGCTTGTTGCGATCTTCGCATCACTTGTTACCCGCGTTAATTTCCTCCATCTGCTTCGCGCGATCAAGCAACCTGTTCTGCTTGCATTTTCTACTGCAGCCAGTGAAGCTGCACTCCCGATTGCTATGGAAAAACTTGAGAAGTTTGGTGTGCCTAAGCATATTGTAACCTTCGTACTGCCGACCGGCTACACCTTTAACCTTGACGGTTCAACCCTCTACAGCGCTTTGGCGGTAGTCTTCATCGCTCAGGTATACGGCATTCATTTTCCGATAGAGACTCAGCTTCTAATGGTGCTTACGCTCATGCTTTCCACTAAGGGTATTGCGGCCGTTCCTGGCGCGTCGCTTATTGTAATCGCCGGTACTGCAGCAGCGTTCGGACTGCCGGTAGAAGGTATCGCAATCATTCTTGGTGTTGACCGTGTTCTTGATATGGCCCGTACAGCTTGTAACGTAGTAGGTAACTGTTTTGCGGCTGTAATTGTGGCTCGTTGGGAGAAGGAGCTTCCTGATGAGGTTCTCGCGGTATCTTATACTCAAGAGTATTAA
- the leuC gene encoding 3-isopropylmalate dehydratase large subunit, whose protein sequence is MGMTMTEKIMARHAQLPAVEPGQLIECSVDVVLANDITFPPAAKEFEKIGKPVFDTDKIVLVPDHFTPNKDIKSAEMAKIMREFVKKHKINNYFEVGRMGIEHVLLPEQGLVAPGEVIIGADSHTCTYGAVGAFATGVGSTDVGAAMATGKAWFKVPPSIKVELTGELPQWVTGKDVILTLIGEIGVDGARYQSLEFCGDGVAALTMADRLTIANMAIEAGAKNGIFPVDKIAMEYIKTRVKKDYQPVTADDDARYCRTVKINLSELKPVVAFPHLPENVHPVTEIDEVIIQQVVIGSCTNGRLEDLAQAAAVLKGKAVHPDVRAIIIPGSQQVYLQAMEAGYIETFIKAGAVVSTPTCGPCLGGYMGIMAAGERAVSTTNRNFRGRMGHVDSEVYLAGPAVAAASAVLGRIAAPWEVLA, encoded by the coding sequence ATGGGAATGACAATGACCGAAAAAATCATGGCTCGTCATGCACAGCTGCCGGCAGTCGAGCCTGGCCAATTAATTGAGTGCAGCGTTGATGTAGTGTTAGCTAATGATATTACCTTTCCGCCAGCGGCAAAAGAGTTTGAAAAAATCGGCAAACCGGTATTTGATACTGACAAGATTGTCCTGGTTCCCGATCACTTTACGCCTAACAAAGATATTAAATCCGCTGAGATGGCTAAAATTATGCGGGAGTTTGTCAAGAAACACAAAATCAACAACTACTTTGAGGTCGGCAGAATGGGAATAGAGCATGTGCTTCTGCCCGAGCAGGGCTTGGTAGCGCCCGGTGAGGTGATTATCGGCGCCGATTCTCACACCTGTACCTATGGCGCGGTTGGGGCTTTTGCCACCGGGGTTGGATCTACCGATGTCGGAGCGGCAATGGCAACAGGCAAAGCTTGGTTTAAGGTACCTCCCAGCATAAAAGTAGAGCTAACCGGAGAGCTGCCCCAATGGGTGACCGGCAAGGACGTTATTTTAACGCTTATCGGTGAAATCGGAGTAGATGGCGCCCGGTACCAGTCTTTGGAGTTCTGCGGCGACGGTGTAGCCGCTTTGACGATGGCCGACAGGCTGACGATTGCTAATATGGCAATTGAGGCCGGGGCGAAGAATGGGATATTCCCAGTTGATAAGATAGCAATGGAATATATAAAGACTAGAGTTAAGAAGGATTACCAGCCGGTAACAGCTGATGATGATGCCCGTTACTGTCGAACAGTAAAAATTAATTTAAGTGAACTAAAACCAGTGGTAGCCTTCCCGCATTTACCCGAGAACGTTCACCCGGTTACTGAAATTGATGAGGTGATAATTCAACAGGTGGTCATTGGCTCTTGTACCAACGGGAGATTAGAAGACTTGGCTCAGGCAGCAGCAGTACTGAAGGGAAAAGCTGTCCACCCGGATGTGCGGGCTATAATTATCCCGGGTAGTCAGCAAGTTTACCTGCAGGCTATGGAAGCAGGCTATATTGAGACCTTTATCAAGGCCGGCGCCGTCGTCAGCACCCCTACCTGCGGACCGTGTTTAGGCGGTTATATGGGAATCATGGCAGCCGGGGAACGGGCGGTTTCAACAACAAACCGCAATTTTAGGGGCCGGATGGGCCATGTTGACAGTGAAGTTTATTTGGCAGGGCCGGCCGTAGCGGCGGCAAGTGCAGTTCTCGGACGGATCGCTGCTCCATGGGAGGTATTAGCATGA
- a CDS encoding CoA pyrophosphatase, translated as MTDGFITALSYALSQNRKNDADSYAFFRAAVLIPLIVNKGELQILFEVRSKRLNWQPGEICFPGGKIDRMDCSPVDAAVRETVEELGVRKEQIKIIGSLDEIISPIGVRLYPAVGQLRADSLSLNKAEVAEVFTVPIKWLLDAKPKEAIMEMGTKPLKDFPFELLPEYPATWRARRTYPVLFYQYNNYVIWGITAYVLNKFVNMIKDAPDYARF; from the coding sequence ATGACAGACGGTTTTATTACGGCTTTATCGTACGCATTGTCTCAAAATAGAAAAAATGATGCAGACAGCTACGCCTTCTTTCGCGCCGCTGTTCTAATTCCCCTGATAGTTAATAAGGGTGAGTTACAAATATTGTTTGAAGTAAGATCTAAGCGACTCAACTGGCAGCCAGGTGAAATATGTTTTCCCGGCGGTAAAATTGATAGAATGGATTGTTCGCCGGTTGACGCTGCTGTTCGTGAAACTGTTGAAGAACTGGGAGTGCGCAAAGAACAAATTAAAATAATTGGCAGTCTTGATGAAATAATCAGCCCGATTGGTGTTAGGCTGTATCCGGCTGTTGGTCAGTTGAGAGCAGACAGCCTTTCCCTAAATAAGGCAGAGGTTGCTGAAGTATTTACTGTTCCGATAAAGTGGCTGCTAGACGCTAAGCCAAAAGAAGCTATCATGGAAATGGGAACAAAACCGCTGAAGGATTTTCCGTTTGAACTTTTGCCTGAATATCCGGCTACATGGCGGGCACGCAGGACGTATCCGGTACTTTTCTATCAATATAATAATTATGTAATTTGGGGGATTACCGCCTATGTACTTAATAAATTTGTCAATATGATAAAAGATGCGCCTGACTATGCTCGTTTTTGA
- a CDS encoding anaerobic glycerol-3-phosphate dehydrogenase subunit C, with protein MKKHLNNPDKCTACTVCVAHCPVAAATPNFRGPKMVGPALERMRLSQDDYEPSLDYCTNCKNCDIACPSGVPISTLNMLARAKYYKSFKPKLRDRLLSHGERMGKLSESLPAVFTNMGMAIGRKLGLMDLVGISDKAPIPHFVGKSFIKQFKMLRQQSYPDKVVFYVGCYINFNDPQVGLDIVAVMQANKYEVIVDEAFACCGSPLIVNGFFDEAKQNVHQNTQTLQKWIDLGYPIIMGCTSCLLMLKQEYQELFASEQVNENAKHLYDASEFLLKLHDEGRLNTNFSLLNERYLYHAPCHLRVQGMGLPALDLLGMVPGPTTQDVDAGCCGISGSYGLKADKYDIAMRIGRKLFDKIKASKIDAVISECGTCRLQIEHGSGATTCHPLSVLRRAYEKNNQT; from the coding sequence ATGAAGAAACATCTGAATAATCCGGATAAATGCACAGCTTGTACTGTTTGTGTTGCTCATTGTCCTGTAGCAGCAGCGACTCCTAATTTCCGCGGCCCGAAAATGGTTGGGCCAGCCTTAGAGAGGATGCGGTTATCGCAGGATGACTATGAGCCGTCATTAGATTATTGCACAAACTGTAAGAATTGTGATATAGCTTGTCCGTCCGGTGTACCGATTTCAACACTTAATATGCTGGCCAGAGCAAAATATTATAAAAGTTTTAAACCTAAGCTGAGAGACCGTCTGCTTTCGCATGGGGAGCGCATGGGCAAACTAAGTGAATCTCTCCCGGCTGTTTTTACGAATATGGGAATGGCAATTGGGCGTAAGTTAGGGCTGATGGACTTAGTCGGTATTTCCGATAAAGCGCCAATACCCCATTTTGTCGGCAAGTCGTTTATAAAACAGTTTAAAATGCTGCGCCAGCAAAGCTATCCTGATAAAGTGGTGTTTTATGTTGGTTGTTATATAAATTTTAATGATCCGCAAGTTGGTTTGGATATTGTAGCGGTAATGCAGGCCAATAAATACGAGGTGATAGTTGACGAAGCTTTCGCATGCTGCGGGTCGCCCTTGATTGTAAACGGCTTTTTTGACGAAGCTAAGCAAAATGTTCATCAGAATACTCAAACTTTACAAAAGTGGATCGATCTTGGCTATCCGATTATTATGGGTTGCACGAGCTGTCTTTTAATGTTGAAGCAGGAATATCAGGAATTATTCGCTTCTGAACAGGTTAATGAGAATGCCAAACATTTATATGATGCGTCAGAATTTCTACTAAAACTTCATGACGAAGGGCGGCTGAATACTAATTTCAGCCTATTAAATGAGCGGTATCTATACCATGCGCCTTGCCATCTGCGAGTTCAAGGAATGGGTCTGCCAGCGCTTGATTTGCTGGGAATGGTACCGGGCCCTACAACTCAAGATGTTGATGCCGGCTGTTGTGGGATTTCCGGCAGTTATGGACTTAAAGCAGATAAATATGACATTGCAATGAGGATTGGCCGAAAGCTTTTTGATAAGATTAAGGCCAGCAAAATAGACGCTGTTATCTCAGAGTGCGGAACATGCCGGCTGCAAATCGAGCATGGTTCAGGAGCAACGACATGTCATCCGCTATCGGTTTTACGGAGAGCATATGAGAAAAATAATCAAACTTAG
- the leuB gene encoding 3-isopropylmalate dehydrogenase, whose amino-acid sequence MNKNIVVIPGDGIGPEITEQAVKVCQAAVRNSGVSLNFETKAAGGDAIDRYGKPLPEDTVNSCLSADAILLGAVGGPAWDNVAPELRPEKAILGLRKALGLYANLRPIRVFPALAGFSPLKPEVVTDVDMVIVRELNGGIYYGPRSEASLVGDVEQAWDTEIYNDQEVSRIVKMACRIAEMRRKSVVSVDKANVLASSRLWRRTAEKTVKAFPDVRLNHLYIDNCAMQLVLAPSNFDVVVTGNLFGDILSDEAAVITGSIGMLPSASIGDGPGLYEPIHGSAPDIAGQGIANPLGTILSAAMMFRYSLDQAAIADKIEQAVEKVLEAGYRTSDLYRPGCIKVTTQEMGEQVMKYL is encoded by the coding sequence GTGAATAAGAACATCGTAGTAATTCCGGGCGATGGTATTGGACCTGAGATAACTGAACAAGCAGTAAAGGTTTGTCAGGCAGCCGTCCGCAATAGCGGGGTTAGTTTGAACTTCGAAACTAAAGCTGCGGGCGGCGACGCCATTGACCGTTATGGTAAGCCTTTGCCTGAGGACACTGTAAATAGCTGCCTATCTGCTGATGCTATTCTTCTAGGGGCAGTTGGGGGGCCGGCTTGGGATAATGTTGCGCCGGAACTGCGGCCCGAAAAGGCCATTCTAGGACTAAGAAAAGCACTTGGATTGTATGCCAATCTCCGTCCCATCAGGGTTTTTCCTGCTCTTGCGGGCTTTTCGCCGCTAAAGCCTGAGGTTGTGACTGATGTTGATATGGTAATAGTCCGGGAGTTAAACGGTGGCATCTATTATGGTCCTCGGTCGGAAGCCAGCCTTGTTGGAGATGTAGAGCAAGCCTGGGATACAGAAATCTATAATGACCAAGAAGTAAGCCGGATTGTCAAAATGGCCTGCCGAATCGCTGAAATGAGACGTAAATCGGTAGTTTCAGTCGACAAAGCTAATGTTCTAGCCTCATCAAGATTATGGCGTCGGACTGCGGAGAAAACGGTCAAGGCCTTCCCTGATGTCCGCTTAAACCACCTTTATATCGACAACTGCGCGATGCAGTTAGTCTTGGCTCCGTCAAACTTTGATGTTGTTGTTACCGGCAATCTTTTTGGTGATATTCTAAGTGATGAAGCGGCGGTTATTACCGGCTCAATTGGTATGCTGCCTTCAGCCAGTATTGGAGATGGGCCTGGCCTATATGAACCAATTCATGGTTCAGCGCCTGATATTGCCGGCCAGGGTATTGCCAATCCGCTGGGGACGATCTTATCTGCAGCAATGATGTTTCGCTATTCGCTTGATCAAGCGGCAATAGCTGATAAAATTGAGCAGGCGGTGGAAAAGGTATTAGAGGCAGGCTATCGTACGTCCGATCTTTATAGACCGGGTTGTATCAAAGTCACAACGCAGGAAATGGGCGAGCAAGTAATGAAATACTTATAA
- the leuD gene encoding 3-isopropylmalate dehydratase small subunit: MILEGKIWRYGDNVDTDVIIPARYLNTSDPAELAKHCMEDIDPSFADAVQQGEIIVAGRNFGCGSSREHAPVAIKAAGITCVIADSFARIFYRNAINIGLPLIELGDAVNHFNNGDQIRVDAAAGKVENVTTGEVFQAPSLPPFIQKIAQAGGLINFVKEER; this comes from the coding sequence ATGATTCTTGAAGGGAAAATCTGGCGTTATGGCGACAATGTTGATACTGATGTTATAATTCCGGCTCGGTATTTGAACACCTCAGATCCAGCTGAACTGGCTAAGCACTGTATGGAGGATATCGATCCCTCGTTTGCCGATGCGGTGCAGCAAGGTGAAATTATTGTTGCAGGCCGGAACTTCGGCTGCGGTTCATCACGGGAGCACGCGCCGGTGGCAATCAAAGCTGCGGGCATTACCTGCGTGATTGCCGATAGTTTTGCGCGGATATTCTATCGAAATGCCATCAACATTGGCTTGCCGCTTATTGAACTTGGCGATGCGGTTAATCATTTTAACAACGGTGACCAGATAAGAGTCGACGCTGCAGCCGGAAAAGTAGAAAATGTTACAACCGGTGAAGTATTCCAGGCTCCTTCATTGCCGCCGTTTATTCAGAAAATTGCTCAAGCCGGGGGCTTGATCAATTTTGTAAAGGAGGAGCGGTAG
- the glpB gene encoding anaerobic glycerol-3-phosphate dehydrogenase subunit B, whose amino-acid sequence MRKSDIVVIGSGLAGLVAASTAAGQGKKVTLLAQGAGTLTIAGGIIDILGCLGDGSPANNPIAAIPRLAQEHPYRKIGVETVEEAINYFLKICQEEGYPQIGSCNQIQWIPTAAGTLKPTCIVPRTMDISSLEKTTNRIIVGFKYLKDFYPRLIAQNLAAMPGYGGNYEIVTITPPFGGRDLSNLDIARWLETDEGLKEFAVQLSQKVKRGSLLIMPPVLGTSPDYRILNWLKKNLECYLLETVTIPPAITGLRLRSLLINHVKKLGVKVIEQAVVTGSVIENGRCLAVVTESADRQRSYYAKSFILATGGIYGGGLIANSDQVIEPIFNLPVKTPLERDNWTNQTLFSNREQPFAKIGIAVDQRMRPIDETGTTILSNVCIAGRTLAGYDYCFEKSGNGVAVSSGYKAAMSV is encoded by the coding sequence ATGCGGAAGAGTGACATTGTTGTAATTGGCAGTGGTTTAGCAGGTCTTGTTGCAGCCTCGACAGCGGCAGGGCAGGGCAAAAAGGTTACTCTTTTAGCGCAAGGCGCAGGGACACTCACAATTGCCGGAGGTATAATCGATATTCTTGGCTGCCTGGGTGATGGAAGCCCGGCAAATAATCCGATTGCCGCCATTCCCAGACTGGCACAAGAGCATCCCTATCGTAAGATTGGTGTTGAAACAGTAGAAGAAGCTATTAATTATTTCCTTAAGATATGCCAAGAAGAAGGTTATCCGCAAATTGGCAGCTGTAATCAGATACAATGGATACCGACTGCAGCGGGGACCTTGAAACCGACTTGCATAGTGCCTAGAACCATGGATATCAGTAGTCTTGAAAAAACAACAAACAGAATAATCGTAGGCTTTAAATATCTCAAAGACTTTTATCCCCGGTTAATTGCCCAAAATCTAGCTGCTATGCCTGGTTATGGCGGCAATTATGAAATCGTAACGATAACTCCTCCATTTGGCGGCCGCGATTTAAGCAACCTTGATATTGCGCGTTGGCTGGAAACAGATGAAGGACTCAAAGAATTTGCTGTTCAGCTTAGTCAAAAAGTGAAGCGGGGCAGTTTGCTAATCATGCCGCCGGTGCTCGGTACAAGTCCTGATTATAGGATTCTTAATTGGCTTAAAAAGAACCTTGAGTGCTATTTGCTGGAAACTGTGACGATACCGCCAGCAATAACCGGACTAAGGCTGCGCAGTTTGCTTATCAATCATGTGAAAAAGCTAGGTGTAAAAGTTATTGAGCAGGCTGTGGTAACCGGGTCGGTGATTGAAAACGGCAGATGCCTAGCTGTAGTGACTGAGAGTGCTGACCGTCAGCGTTCTTATTATGCAAAAAGTTTTATCCTGGCAACCGGCGGAATTTATGGCGGCGGACTTATTGCCAACTCTGATCAGGTGATAGAACCGATTTTCAACCTGCCGGTTAAAACTCCTTTAGAGCGGGATAATTGGACGAATCAGACATTATTTTCAAATCGGGAACAGCCATTTGCTAAGATTGGCATAGCAGTCGACCAGAGAATGCGGCCGATTGATGAAACAGGAACGACGATTTTATCAAATGTTTGTATCGCCGGTCGTACTTTAGCCGGCTACGACTATTGTTTCGAAAAGTCCGGGAATGGAGTCGCTGTTTCATCAGGATATAAAGCAGCTATGTCGGTCTAA
- a CDS encoding 2-isopropylmalate synthase produces MDTRVIKIFDTTLRDGEQTPGVCLDVREKIELAQALAKLRVDVIEAGFPVASPGDFAAVSQIAAAVKGTVVAGLARADKKDIDVAREALRQAENPRIHVFLASSDIHLEYKLKMTRDEMLARAVEAVRYAKKFTSDIEFSCEDASRSDWNFLTQVYSAVIAAGANVINVPDTVGYSTPGEFGALIAHLKNTVSDIDKAVISVHCHDDLGMAVANSLAAIANGARQIECTVNGIGERAGNAAMEELVMALATRKEYYQAVTNIDTRQLYRTSRLVSGYTGVVVPPNKAIVGDNAFAHESGIHQHGVLNNPLTYEVIRPETVGVSQNAIVLGKHSGRHAFEDKVTRLGYELTDKEISAIFKEFKELADRKKVVYDRDIEALIADYQHAIDEHFRLAYHHVASGNQMVATASVRLETDGGVVEEASCGFGPVDATFKAIEKAVGFTIRLKDYQLKAVTSGEDALGEATVWLEQDGRTFIGRGLSIDVIEASARAYINAVNRIMAVCGCPKQNEAVGGI; encoded by the coding sequence ATGGATACTAGAGTAATTAAAATTTTTGACACGACATTACGCGATGGCGAACAAACACCAGGTGTTTGCCTTGATGTACGCGAGAAAATTGAACTGGCTCAGGCATTAGCAAAACTGCGGGTTGATGTAATTGAGGCTGGCTTTCCTGTTGCCTCGCCCGGTGATTTCGCTGCAGTCAGCCAAATAGCGGCGGCTGTGAAAGGTACAGTAGTAGCGGGTTTAGCAAGAGCAGACAAGAAAGATATCGATGTTGCAAGGGAGGCACTGCGTCAGGCTGAAAATCCTAGGATTCATGTTTTCCTAGCATCGAGTGATATTCATCTTGAATATAAACTCAAAATGACCAGAGACGAAATGCTGGCGCGAGCAGTAGAAGCTGTTCGTTATGCAAAGAAGTTCACCTCAGACATTGAATTTTCATGCGAGGATGCCTCACGGTCGGATTGGAATTTCCTTACCCAAGTTTATAGCGCCGTTATTGCGGCAGGTGCTAATGTAATTAATGTCCCCGATACCGTTGGTTATTCGACGCCGGGCGAATTCGGCGCACTGATTGCTCATTTGAAGAATACTGTTAGTGATATCGACAAGGCGGTTATCAGTGTCCACTGTCATGATGATTTGGGGATGGCTGTTGCAAATTCGCTGGCTGCTATCGCTAACGGCGCCAGGCAGATTGAGTGCACTGTCAACGGAATCGGTGAACGGGCCGGAAATGCCGCGATGGAAGAATTAGTAATGGCCTTAGCAACCAGAAAAGAGTATTACCAGGCCGTGACTAATATCGATACTCGTCAGCTATACCGCACTTCGCGTCTAGTGAGCGGCTATACCGGAGTGGTCGTTCCGCCTAATAAAGCCATTGTAGGTGATAATGCTTTTGCCCATGAATCAGGCATTCATCAACATGGAGTTTTAAACAATCCTCTCACTTATGAGGTTATCAGACCGGAAACGGTTGGGGTCAGCCAAAACGCCATCGTGCTTGGAAAACACTCAGGCCGGCATGCTTTTGAGGATAAAGTTACCCGTCTTGGCTACGAATTAACCGACAAAGAGATTAGCGCCATCTTTAAAGAGTTTAAGGAACTTGCTGATCGTAAGAAAGTTGTCTATGACCGTGATATTGAAGCCCTAATTGCTGATTATCAGCATGCCATTGATGAACATTTCCGGCTGGCTTATCACCATGTTGCGAGCGGCAATCAGATGGTCGCAACAGCTTCGGTACGGTTAGAAACAGATGGTGGTGTCGTTGAGGAGGCCAGCTGCGGTTTTGGTCCGGTTGATGCAACATTCAAGGCAATCGAGAAAGCTGTCGGTTTTACAATTCGTCTTAAAGATTATCAATTAAAAGCTGTTACTTCAGGTGAGGACGCGCTTGGCGAGGCTACAGTATGGCTGGAGCAAGACGGCCGTACATTTATCGGACGCGGTCTCAGTATTGATGTAATAGAAGCAAGCGCCCGGGCGTATATCAATGCCGTTAATAGGATTATGGCTGTCTGCGGGTGCCCGAAGCAGAATGAAGCAGTGGGGGGAATATAA